In a single window of the Rhineura floridana isolate rRhiFlo1 chromosome 3, rRhiFlo1.hap2, whole genome shotgun sequence genome:
- the LOC133380692 gene encoding uncharacterized protein LOC133380692, protein MIPTHSGAPGTDAPRAETYGWLVNFDKSHLQPTQRLLHLGAMLDTLQAMVFLSPDRITAITSIARSLMQQTSADVMLLARALGMFISTIHIVPWARAHTRPLQWTLLPFQKDIASSNHRKVRLSPALRLSFRWWTKVQHLSKGTSFREPRRTVVTTDASLIGWGAHCNSQYVQGVWPNAERARSINWLELKAVHLALCHFQSLFPLHHVLIRTDNTCVKSHLNRQGGTRSRPLQDLASLIFVWAEQHLQSLKAEHLKGILNVTADWLSRQQVFPGEWKLHPAIFHRLQCRFGALSVDLFASSHNCQLPRYFARYLDSTAEAVDALTTPWPDGLLYAFPPIPLLAKTLRKARTERAQLVLIAPFWPRRPWFSDLLAMSMMDPWTLPVTPDLLSQGPVLHQDPTWLNLTAWRLNGDT, encoded by the exons atgattccaacgcattcaggggctcctggaaccgacgcccccagggcagag acctacggctggctggtcaacttcgacaaaagccatctccaaccaacccaacgcctactacatcttggggcaatgttggacaccctgcaggcaatggtcttcctgtctccagatcgcatcactgccatcacaagcatcgcaaggtccctgatgcaacaaacatccgcagacgtcatgcttctcgccagagcgctcgggatgtttatctccacaatccacattgtgccctgggctcgagctcacactcggccccttcagtggactctgttgccttttcaaaaagacattgccagctccaaccatcgcaaagttcgtttgagccccgctctgcgcctctccttccgctggtggaccaaggttcaacacctctccaagggcacgtcgttcagagaaccccgcagaaccgtcgtgaccacagacgccagcctcataggttggggagcccactgcaactcccagtatgttcagggggtttggcccaacgcagagcgagctcgaagcatcaactggctggaactaaaggctgtccacttggctctatgtcattttcagtctctgttccctttgcatcatgtgctcattcgaacagacaacacgtgtgtaaaatcacatttgaacagacaagggggcaccaggtctcgtcctctgcaggacttagcctccctcatctttgtctgggcagaacaacatctacaatccctgaaagcagagcacctcaaagggattttgaatgtgacagcagactggctcagcagacaacaggtcttcccgggagaatggaaacttcatccagccattttccatcgtctccagtgtcggttcggcgccctctcagtcgacctgtttgcttccagtcacaattgccagcttcccaggtactttgcccgatacctggactcaacagcagaagcagtggatgctctgacaacaccatggccagacggtctattgtacgcctttcctcccataccattgttagccaaaaccttgaggaaggcgcgaaccgaaagggcacagctggttctgatagcaccattttggccacgccgtccgtggttctcagatcttctggcaatgtcaatgatggacccttggacacttccagtaacgccagacctcttatcccagggtccagtactgcaccaggaccctacttggctcaatctaacagcgtggcgtttgaacggagacacttga